From the genome of Sphingomonas sp. HMP6, one region includes:
- a CDS encoding DMT family transporter, which produces MKPVSANLAFAVAAVGIASYSVMDAIMKDMSILHGAYSAVLWRSVAGVALLGPVFLARRKAWPGRAALTLHVARGAVAGASVLLFFWGLVRVPMAQGVALTFLAPLIALFLAAATLGEQIRRAAIGGSVIASIGVLVIAAGQVQAHASAQVVLGSVAVVLASILYAGSLILLRKQAQVADPLEVALFTSIVLGGMLLVGAPWFSAIPPLDYVPHIFGAAVLGSLSAMALAWAYGHAEAQVLAPVEYTAFVWAALLGWWVFGEGVSLYTVAGAALIIAGCIFAVRGSTTAPAPQTEAAA; this is translated from the coding sequence ATGAAACCCGTATCCGCCAATCTCGCCTTCGCGGTCGCCGCCGTCGGCATCGCCAGTTATTCGGTGATGGATGCGATCATGAAGGACATGTCGATCCTGCACGGCGCGTATAGCGCGGTGCTGTGGCGCTCGGTCGCGGGCGTGGCCCTGCTCGGGCCGGTGTTCCTCGCACGGCGGAAAGCCTGGCCCGGGCGTGCCGCGTTGACCTTGCATGTCGCGCGTGGTGCCGTGGCAGGTGCGTCGGTGCTGTTGTTCTTCTGGGGGCTGGTGCGTGTGCCGATGGCGCAGGGCGTGGCGCTGACCTTCCTTGCCCCGCTGATCGCCTTGTTCCTCGCCGCCGCGACGCTCGGCGAGCAGATCCGGCGCGCGGCGATCGGTGGATCGGTGATCGCCAGCATCGGCGTGCTGGTGATCGCGGCGGGCCAGGTCCAGGCACATGCCTCGGCGCAAGTCGTGCTCGGCTCGGTCGCGGTGGTGCTGGCCTCGATTCTCTATGCCGGCAGCCTGATCCTGCTGCGCAAGCAAGCGCAAGTCGCCGATCCGCTGGAGGTTGCCTTGTTCACCTCGATCGTCCTCGGCGGGATGCTGCTGGTCGGAGCTCCGTGGTTCTCGGCCATCCCCCCGCTCGATTACGTACCGCACATTTTCGGTGCCGCGGTGCTCGGCTCGCTCTCGGCGATGGCGCTGGCCTGGGCCTATGGCCATGCCGAGGCGCAGGTGCTCGCACCGGTCGAATATACCGCCTTCGTCTGGGCCGCCTTGCTTGGCTGGTGGGTGTTCGGCGAGGGCGTCTCGCTCTACACCGTTGCGGGCGCGGCACTGATCATCGCCGGATGTATTTTCGCGGTGCGCGGATCGACCACCGCTCCTGCTCCCCAAACCGAGGCTGCCGCATGA
- a CDS encoding DUF1345 domain-containing protein, with translation MTLNLGQKIAPPRFVLFTVLFVGGLFVAIPPLGWGRGTMAAFDVAAAVFLIAVATLLRKGEAAQMRKAAEANDANRAGLLILTGVTMIVILTSVAKELQGKPDVFAVALVIATLVLAWLFSNTIYALHYAHLFYSDCDGAGKDAGGVDFPKCDEPDYWDFLYFSFTLGMTFQTSDVEISSRKVRRVVLGHCLAAFVFNIGVLAFTINVLGSSSGS, from the coding sequence ATGACCCTCAATCTCGGCCAGAAAATCGCGCCGCCGCGCTTCGTCCTGTTCACGGTCTTGTTCGTGGGCGGGCTGTTCGTGGCGATTCCCCCACTGGGCTGGGGCCGCGGCACGATGGCCGCGTTCGATGTGGCGGCGGCGGTGTTCCTGATCGCGGTCGCCACGCTGCTGCGCAAAGGCGAAGCGGCACAGATGCGCAAGGCGGCGGAGGCCAACGACGCAAACCGGGCCGGGCTCCTGATCCTCACTGGCGTGACGATGATCGTGATCCTGACCTCGGTCGCCAAGGAATTGCAGGGCAAACCCGATGTCTTCGCGGTCGCTTTGGTGATCGCGACGCTGGTGCTGGCATGGCTGTTCTCGAACACCATTTATGCGCTGCATTATGCGCACCTCTTCTATTCCGACTGTGACGGTGCAGGGAAGGATGCCGGCGGGGTCGATTTTCCGAAATGCGACGAGCCCGACTATTGGGACTTCCTCTATTTCAGCTTCACGCTGGGCATGACGTTCCAGACCTCCGATGTGGAGATCTCGTCGCGCAAGGTGCGCCGCGTCGTGCTCGGGCACTGCCTTGCCGCCTTCGTGTTCAACATCGGTGTGCTCGCCTTCACGATCAACGTGCTCGGCAGCAGCAGCGGATCCTAG
- a CDS encoding GNAT family N-acetyltransferase: protein MTIQIRPATSADVPLILQFVRDLAAFERESDKVIATEPMLFEALFGPHPAAEAVIADLDGTPVGMALFFHNFSTWTGWRGLYLEDLYVTPEARGAGVGKALLQHLAALAVERGCTRFEWSVLDWNEKAIRFYKSMGAEPMEEWTVYRVTGDALAALAGRD, encoded by the coding sequence ATGACCATTCAGATTCGCCCCGCCACTTCGGCCGACGTGCCGTTGATCCTGCAATTCGTGCGCGATCTCGCCGCGTTCGAACGCGAGAGCGACAAGGTTATCGCGACCGAGCCGATGCTGTTCGAAGCGCTGTTCGGACCGCATCCCGCCGCGGAGGCGGTGATTGCCGACCTCGACGGCACGCCGGTCGGAATGGCGCTGTTCTTCCACAATTTCTCAACCTGGACCGGCTGGCGCGGGCTATATCTGGAGGATCTCTACGTAACGCCGGAGGCGCGCGGCGCGGGCGTCGGCAAGGCGCTGCTGCAGCATCTGGCTGCGCTCGCGGTCGAGCGCGGCTGCACGCGCTTCGAATGGTCGGTGCTCGACTGGAACGAGAAAGCGATCCGCTTCTACAAATCGATGGGCGCCGAGCCGATGGAGGAATGGACGGTATACCGCGTCACTGGCGATGCGCTGGCGGCACTGGCGGGGCGGGACTGA
- the ppa gene encoding inorganic diphosphatase codes for MRIDMIPVGKNPPEDLNVIIEVPTGGEPVKYEFDKASGALFVDRILHTPMRYPANYGFIPHTLSPDGDPLDALVIARSPFIPGCVVRARPIAVLNLEDEAGGDEKLVCVPVDSTFPYYSNVNERGDMPEIVFEQIEHFFTHYKDLEKKKWVRVGTWGDAAEAGRVTLEAIERYEAAKAAKG; via the coding sequence ATGCGTATCGACATGATTCCGGTCGGCAAGAACCCGCCCGAAGACCTCAACGTCATCATCGAAGTGCCGACCGGTGGCGAGCCGGTAAAGTATGAGTTCGACAAGGCGAGCGGCGCGCTGTTCGTCGATCGCATCCTGCACACGCCGATGCGCTATCCGGCGAATTACGGCTTCATTCCGCACACGCTGTCACCCGATGGCGACCCGCTCGACGCGCTCGTCATCGCACGTTCGCCGTTCATTCCGGGCTGCGTCGTGCGGGCGCGGCCGATCGCGGTGCTCAACCTGGAAGACGAAGCCGGCGGCGACGAGAAACTCGTCTGCGTACCAGTCGATTCGACCTTCCCGTATTATTCGAACGTCAATGAGCGCGGCGACATGCCCGAGATCGTGTTCGAGCAGATCGAGCACTTCTTCACGCATTACAAGGATCTGGAAAAGAAGAAGTGGGTCCGCGTTGGCACCTGGGGCGACGCGGCCGAAGCCGGTCGCGTGACGCTCGAGGCGATCGAGCGTTATGAAGCCGCAAAGGCCGCCAAGGGCTGA
- the hisS gene encoding histidine--tRNA ligase, whose translation MARIETPKRIRGTQDIFGDDQRRFARVVDTFDRIRRLYCFQRVELPVFEATAVFARSLGETTDVVSKEMYTFEDRGGDSLTLRPEFTAGIARAYLTEGWQQYAPLKIATHGPVFRYERPQKGRFRQFHQIDAEVIGAAEPAADVELLVLADQLLDELGIKDGVTLQLNTLGDAETRDAWRAALVAHFEAHRDVLSEDSLARLEKNPLRILDSKDPRDRPVADSAPDIDAYLTPQARAFFDAVTAGLDAAGVAWTRNARLVRGLDYYRHTAFEFVTDRLGAQGTVLAGGRYDGLIGSLGGPETPGVGWAAGIERLAMLLEEPLVADDKIVVVSEDRALDSSALAIGAKLRRAGFTTEVIASGNPKKRYDKVLRMDPACVVKIDRRNGGNDFGYEVVRGANFDMPKLEKVVRPLASDLPEA comes from the coding sequence ATGGCACGCATCGAAACTCCCAAACGCATCCGTGGTACGCAGGACATCTTCGGGGATGACCAGCGCCGCTTTGCCCGCGTCGTCGACACGTTCGACCGCATCCGCCGCCTCTATTGCTTTCAGCGCGTCGAGCTGCCGGTGTTCGAGGCGACCGCCGTGTTCGCGCGTTCGTTGGGGGAAACGACCGACGTCGTGTCGAAGGAAATGTACACCTTCGAGGATCGCGGCGGGGATTCGCTGACGCTGCGGCCGGAATTCACGGCGGGCATCGCGCGCGCCTATTTGACCGAGGGCTGGCAGCAATATGCGCCGCTCAAGATCGCGACGCACGGCCCGGTGTTCCGCTACGAACGCCCACAAAAGGGCCGCTTCCGCCAGTTCCACCAGATCGACGCGGAGGTGATCGGCGCTGCCGAACCGGCGGCGGATGTCGAATTGCTCGTGCTGGCGGATCAATTGCTCGATGAGTTGGGTATCAAGGACGGCGTGACGCTCCAGCTCAACACGCTGGGGGACGCCGAGACGCGCGATGCGTGGCGCGCGGCCTTGGTCGCGCATTTTGAGGCGCATCGGGATGTGCTGAGCGAAGACAGCCTCGCGCGGCTCGAGAAGAACCCGCTGCGCATCCTCGACTCGAAGGACCCGCGCGACCGCCCGGTGGCGGACAGCGCGCCCGATATCGATGCCTATCTGACACCCCAAGCGCGCGCCTTCTTCGACGCCGTAACGGCGGGGCTGGATGCGGCGGGCGTCGCGTGGACGCGCAACGCACGCCTTGTGCGCGGCTTGGATTATTACCGCCATACCGCGTTCGAATTCGTCACCGACCGGCTGGGCGCGCAGGGGACGGTGCTTGCGGGTGGGCGCTATGACGGGCTGATCGGCTCGCTCGGCGGACCGGAAACGCCGGGCGTCGGCTGGGCGGCTGGGATTGAGCGGCTGGCGATGTTGCTGGAGGAGCCCTTAGTCGCTGATGATAAGATCGTGGTCGTCTCAGAAGATCGCGCTCTTGACTCATCCGCTTTAGCTATAGGTGCAAAGCTTCGACGGGCCGGTTTCACAACGGAGGTAATTGCATCGGGCAATCCCAAAAAGCGTTATGATAAGGTCTTGCGCATGGACCCGGCTTGCGTTGTGAAGATCGACCGTCGCAATGGGGGCAATGATTTCGGCTATGAAGTCGTGCGCGGCGCAAACTTCGATATGCCTAAACTTGAGAAGGTCGTCCGACCGCTAGCGTCGGATTTGCCTGAAGCATGA
- a CDS encoding M61 family metallopeptidase yields MIRRAAFTVILLASCAAPALAENSKPKPVPFVDTIPAARDIPFPGRIELDIDATDLKRGIFTTRERITGVSAGPMVLLFPKWLPGSHSPTGQIDKLAGLHIRAGGKEIAWTRDPVDVTAFHIVVPAGAKSLDIDLQFLSATAADQGNIVMGPDILRLQWNSMSLYPAGYFTRQIPVRASVTYPAGWSASSGLPSKATGSVYSYEPTNYEVLVDSPVLAGRYFKRWPLSPRVNLDVYADKPEELAATPEQIDAHKNLVTQAVKLFGAQHYDNYTFLLSFSDQIGGQGLEHHRSSEDGVPPGYFTKWKEGPGRRNLLPHEYVHSWDGKFRRGADLWTPDYRTPMRDSLLWVYEGQTQFWGYVLQARSGIVSKQDTLDGYAAILAQLDNRPGRNWKPLVDTTNDPTISQRRPRGWVSYQRSEDYYNEGLLVWMEVDSILRKQSSGTKSIDDFARAFFGLTDGDYGQVTYTFDDVVATLNAVQPYDWAGLLKQRLTETGAPAPLKGFEANGYKLVYDETPTLAFKNAEAARKSTDLSYSLGLTINKDGGLTGVGWDSPAFKAGLTPGDTIVAVDGTAFSNEAMKTALTAAKTRKEPIVLLVKANDTIAPVSIDYHGGLRYPHLQKIGTGDGGLDRLLAPR; encoded by the coding sequence ATGATTCGTCGTGCTGCGTTCACCGTCATCCTGCTTGCCTCCTGCGCTGCCCCGGCGCTGGCGGAGAATTCGAAACCGAAGCCGGTGCCCTTTGTCGACACCATCCCGGCGGCGCGCGACATTCCCTTTCCCGGCCGAATCGAACTCGACATCGACGCGACCGACCTGAAGCGCGGCATCTTTACCACGCGCGAACGGATCACCGGGGTATCCGCCGGGCCGATGGTGCTGCTGTTCCCGAAATGGCTGCCGGGCAGCCATTCGCCGACCGGGCAGATCGACAAGCTCGCCGGTCTCCACATCCGCGCAGGGGGCAAGGAAATTGCCTGGACGCGCGATCCGGTCGACGTGACCGCCTTCCATATCGTTGTGCCTGCGGGCGCGAAGAGCCTCGACATCGACTTGCAATTCCTCTCCGCCACCGCCGCCGACCAGGGCAATATCGTGATGGGGCCGGACATATTGCGGCTGCAGTGGAATTCGATGAGCCTGTATCCAGCCGGATACTTCACGCGGCAGATCCCGGTGCGCGCGAGCGTGACCTACCCCGCCGGCTGGAGCGCATCGTCCGGGCTGCCGTCGAAGGCGACGGGATCGGTCTACAGCTATGAGCCGACCAATTACGAAGTGCTGGTCGATTCGCCGGTTCTCGCCGGACGCTATTTCAAGCGCTGGCCGCTGTCGCCGCGCGTCAATCTCGACGTCTATGCCGACAAGCCCGAGGAACTCGCCGCGACCCCCGAGCAGATCGACGCGCACAAGAACCTCGTGACGCAAGCCGTAAAATTGTTCGGCGCGCAGCATTATGACAACTACACCTTCCTGCTCTCCTTCTCCGATCAGATCGGCGGGCAAGGCCTGGAGCATCACCGCAGTTCGGAAGACGGCGTGCCGCCCGGCTATTTCACCAAGTGGAAGGAAGGCCCCGGCCGCCGCAACCTGCTGCCGCACGAATATGTCCATAGCTGGGATGGCAAGTTCCGCCGCGGCGCCGATCTGTGGACGCCCGATTACCGCACCCCGATGCGCGATTCGCTGCTGTGGGTGTATGAGGGCCAGACGCAATTCTGGGGCTATGTGCTGCAGGCGCGATCGGGGATCGTGTCGAAGCAGGATACGCTCGATGGCTATGCCGCGATCCTGGCGCAGCTCGACAATCGCCCGGGGCGCAACTGGAAGCCGCTGGTCGACACCACCAACGATCCGACCATCTCGCAGCGCCGCCCGCGCGGCTGGGTCAGCTATCAGCGCTCCGAGGATTATTACAATGAAGGCCTGCTGGTGTGGATGGAGGTCGATTCGATCCTGCGCAAGCAATCGAGCGGGACCAAGTCGATCGACGATTTTGCGCGTGCCTTTTTCGGCCTGACCGACGGCGATTATGGGCAGGTGACCTATACGTTCGACGATGTCGTCGCGACGTTGAACGCGGTGCAGCCGTATGACTGGGCGGGCCTGCTGAAGCAGCGGCTGACCGAGACCGGTGCCCCCGCACCACTCAAGGGGTTCGAGGCGAACGGCTATAAGCTCGTTTATGACGAAACGCCGACGCTCGCGTTCAAGAATGCCGAGGCCGCTCGCAAAAGCACCGATCTCAGCTATTCGCTTGGGCTAACGATCAACAAGGATGGCGGGTTGACCGGGGTGGGCTGGGACAGCCCGGCGTTCAAGGCTGGCCTGACCCCCGGCGACACGATCGTTGCGGTCGATGGCACGGCGTTCTCCAACGAGGCGATGAAGACTGCGCTGACCGCCGCCAAGACGCGCAAGGAGCCGATCGTGCTGCTGGTCAAGGCCAACGACACGATCGCGCCGGTCAGCATCGACTATCACGGTGGCCTGCGCTATCCGCACCTCCAGAAGATCGGCACCGGAGACGGTGGTCTGGATCGATTGCTCGCGCCCCGGTAA
- the prfA gene encoding peptide chain release factor 1 produces MTSISPERILQIEARRDELSALMASGDLPSERFVAVSKEYAELEPVARAAGEVRRLRAELGVLAGMEGDDDPEIKVMAREEIDSIRGRLPDAERALALSLLPRDAADERAAMLEIRAGTGGDEAALFAADLFRMYQRYAEGQGWKVELISASSSESGGFKEAIASVEGKGVFAKLKFESGVHRVQRVPATEAQGRIHTSAATVAVLPEAEEVDVKIEDKDLRIDIYRSSGPGGQSVNTTDSAVRIVHIPSGLVVIQQDEKSQHKNKAKAMRVLRTRLYEAERDRLHHERAGARKSMVGSGDRSERIRTYNFPQGRVTDHRINLTLHRLPEILQGEMDELVGALIAQDEAERLATINE; encoded by the coding sequence ATGACCTCCATCTCCCCCGAACGCATCCTGCAGATCGAGGCGCGGCGCGACGAGCTTTCGGCGTTGATGGCGTCGGGGGATTTGCCGTCGGAGCGCTTCGTCGCGGTCTCCAAGGAATATGCCGAGCTCGAACCCGTCGCGCGGGCGGCGGGCGAGGTGCGGCGGTTGCGCGCCGAACTCGGTGTTCTGGCGGGCATGGAGGGTGACGACGACCCCGAAATCAAGGTGATGGCGCGCGAGGAGATCGATTCGATCCGCGGCCGCTTGCCCGACGCCGAACGTGCGCTGGCGCTGTCGCTGCTCCCACGCGATGCCGCCGATGAACGCGCCGCGATGCTCGAAATCCGCGCCGGCACCGGCGGGGACGAGGCTGCGCTCTTCGCCGCCGACCTGTTCCGCATGTATCAGCGCTATGCCGAAGGGCAGGGCTGGAAGGTCGAACTGATCTCCGCTTCCTCCTCCGAAAGCGGCGGCTTCAAGGAAGCGATCGCCTCGGTCGAGGGCAAGGGCGTGTTCGCCAAATTGAAGTTCGAAAGCGGCGTCCACCGCGTCCAGCGCGTCCCCGCGACCGAGGCGCAGGGCCGCATCCATACCTCGGCGGCAACCGTAGCAGTGCTGCCCGAGGCCGAGGAAGTCGACGTCAAGATCGAGGACAAGGACCTCCGCATCGACATCTACCGCTCGTCCGGCCCCGGCGGGCAATCGGTCAACACGACCGATTCGGCGGTGCGGATCGTGCATATTCCCTCCGGCCTGGTGGTGATCCAGCAGGACGAGAAATCGCAGCACAAGAACAAGGCCAAGGCGATGCGCGTGCTGCGTACCCGCCTCTACGAGGCCGAGCGCGACCGGTTGCATCACGAGCGGGCTGGTGCGCGCAAATCGATGGTCGGGTCGGGCGATCGGTCGGAGCGCATCCGCACCTACAACTTCCCACAAGGCCGCGTGACCGACCACCGCATCAATCTGACGCTGCACCGCCTGCCCGAGATTTTGCAGGGCGAAATGGACGAACTCGTCGGCGCCCTCATCGCGCAGGATGAGGCAGAGCGGCTGGCCACTATCAATGAGTGA
- the prmC gene encoding peptide chain release factor N(5)-glutamine methyltransferase produces MTAPPSTPPASGRGVRSALAEAAADIAAISQTPRLDAELLMAHALGMSREALLLSHLDAPEPAAFAPLLARRLRHEPIAYIAGTRAFWTIELAVGPGVLVPRADSETLLEAAVDHFRKRPPATILDLGTGPGTLLLAALDHWPEAHGLGIDSSEKALDYAEMNAIDLEMDERARFELGDWATGLAGQFDLILTNPPYISTTETLPEEVRAHEPDVALFAGPDGLADYRIIAPQLRALLAPDGAAILEIGSTQAAPVTALLEAEGLAVTLRHDLGGNPRALIAMRRT; encoded by the coding sequence ATGACAGCTCCTCCCTCAACCCCACCCGCAAGCGGGAGGGGCGTTAGAAGCGCTCTCGCTGAAGCGGCTGCCGACATCGCCGCAATCAGCCAAACCCCGCGCCTAGATGCGGAACTCTTGATGGCCCACGCGCTCGGCATGTCGCGCGAAGCCCTGCTGCTCTCCCATCTAGATGCGCCGGAACCCGCCGCCTTCGCCCCGCTCCTCGCGCGCCGCCTGCGCCACGAGCCGATCGCCTATATCGCCGGTACCCGTGCCTTCTGGACGATCGAGCTTGCAGTTGGCCCTGGTGTCCTCGTCCCACGCGCGGACAGCGAAACGCTGCTGGAGGCGGCGGTCGATCATTTCCGCAAGCGCCCGCCCGCGACGATCCTCGATCTGGGGACGGGACCGGGGACGCTGCTTCTTGCGGCGCTCGACCACTGGCCGGAGGCGCATGGGTTGGGCATCGACAGCTCTGAGAAAGCGCTCGACTATGCTGAGATGAATGCGATCGATCTTGAGATGGACGAGCGCGCGCGGTTCGAGCTTGGTGACTGGGCCACTGGCCTTGCCGGGCAGTTCGACCTCATCCTCACCAACCCGCCCTATATCAGCACCACCGAAACCCTCCCCGAAGAAGTGCGCGCGCACGAACCCGACGTCGCCCTGTTCGCCGGCCCCGACGGTCTCGCCGACTATCGCATCATCGCACCGCAACTCCGCGCCTTGCTCGCCCCCGACGGCGCGGCGATCCTCGAAATCGGATCGACGCAGGCGGCACCCGTCACCGCGCTGCTCGAAGCCGAGGGCTTGGCAGTCACCCTCCGCCACGATCTCGGCGGCAACCCACGCGCGCTGATTGCCATGCGCCGGACATGA
- a CDS encoding sulfite exporter TauE/SafE family protein: MTLLIEWGPAILALLAAGLFAGFAAGLFGIGGGFVVVPAMVALLPLLGGAPAEYTHVAIGTSFATIVITSLRSTLSHAKRGAVDFAILRSWAPWIVLGVGVGVVLASRLSGTTLTIIFASGIALMAVNFLIPKLGRHQIRNTMPTGAARAGIAGGLGLFSSLLGIGGGTVAVIVMTLCGRTIHKAIATAAGFGFIIAVPGTIGWMLIGLGKPGLPVGSVGYVNLLGAAVITSMSILTAPLGVAAAHALPAEPLKRVFGVYLLFIAAVMLQRALH; encoded by the coding sequence ATGACCCTGCTGATCGAATGGGGACCGGCGATCCTCGCGCTGCTCGCTGCCGGATTGTTCGCCGGGTTTGCCGCCGGGCTGTTCGGGATCGGCGGCGGCTTCGTCGTGGTGCCCGCGATGGTCGCGCTGCTGCCGCTGCTTGGCGGCGCTCCGGCCGAATACACCCATGTCGCGATCGGCACGTCGTTCGCCACGATCGTCATCACGTCGCTGCGCTCGACGCTCAGTCATGCCAAGCGCGGGGCGGTCGATTTCGCGATCCTCAGAAGCTGGGCGCCGTGGATCGTGCTCGGCGTCGGGGTCGGGGTGGTGCTTGCCAGCCGCCTAAGCGGCACGACGCTGACGATCATCTTCGCCAGCGGCATCGCGCTGATGGCGGTCAATTTCCTGATCCCGAAGTTGGGGCGCCACCAGATCCGCAACACGATGCCGACCGGCGCAGCGCGTGCGGGGATCGCGGGTGGGCTGGGGCTGTTCTCCTCGCTGCTCGGCATTGGCGGGGGCACGGTCGCGGTGATCGTGATGACCTTGTGCGGTCGCACGATCCACAAGGCGATCGCCACCGCCGCCGGGTTCGGCTTCATCATCGCGGTGCCCGGCACGATCGGGTGGATGCTGATCGGCCTGGGGAAGCCGGGCTTGCCGGTCGGATCGGTCGGCTATGTCAATCTGCTCGGGGCGGCGGTCATCACCTCGATGTCGATTCTGACCGCCCCGCTCGGCGTTGCGGCGGCGCACGCGCTCCCGGCCGAACCGTTGAAGCGCGTGTTCGGCGTGTATCTGCTGTTCATCGCCGCGGTCATGCTGCAGCGCGCGTTGCATTGA
- a CDS encoding retropepsin-like aspartic protease family protein — protein sequence MKLALGSVIIVGTGIGLALPAAKRPPAPAAAAVAPAAAATEVPRDVPVRTRIERSNSGHFLAVADVNHEPVRFVVDTGADTVALTMEDARRARVEFDPSRFVIVGKGAAGAVRGQEVRIADIVLDGKRVSDVRGVVLEDSEVSLLGQTFLRHIDTVKISADVMTLE from the coding sequence ATGAAACTCGCGCTTGGGTCTGTCATCATCGTCGGGACTGGCATCGGGCTCGCGCTGCCCGCCGCGAAGCGACCGCCTGCACCCGCAGCGGCCGCGGTGGCCCCGGCGGCCGCAGCGACCGAGGTCCCGCGCGACGTGCCCGTGCGGACCAGGATCGAGCGCAGCAATAGCGGCCATTTCCTCGCCGTCGCCGACGTCAACCATGAACCGGTCCGCTTCGTCGTCGATACCGGCGCCGATACGGTCGCGCTGACGATGGAGGATGCCCGGCGGGCGCGGGTCGAGTTCGACCCCAGCCGCTTCGTCATCGTCGGAAAGGGTGCGGCGGGGGCGGTGCGCGGGCAGGAAGTGCGGATCGCCGACATCGTGCTCGACGGCAAACGCGTGAGCGATGTCCGCGGCGTGGTGCTGGAGGACAGCGAAGTGTCGCTGTTGGGGCAAACCTTTCTGCGCCACATCGACACCGTAAAGATCAGCGCCGACGTGATGACGCTGGAATAG
- a CDS encoding DUF4167 domain-containing protein, translated as MINNRQAGRRRGRGGQQQRSSGGNPGRQDSGNRIDNRARGNAAQLLEKYKTLARDAQMQGDRVNVEYYLQFADHYFRVLAETRARFEENGGAVSTRRIQGATLDEDEPDYEDEGERGEQPQPEQNRGDQNRGSRDGQNRDQQRDGQNRDQNRGQQNGYRQDGRQDGRQDGNRGYTPNGNAQRDQNGASEGRGDQQRGNGQDYDNRGRVNANGNVADGGSERQAEAQRDEQGERPPRRDRYERTERAPRVTEPVEQEATSTVETAVPEAAEPPRRGRGRPRREVAPVDSDGPGLENVGFLAGRVAPSSDAATDGDAQANGDDAELAEKPRRRRGRPPASAVTTAE; from the coding sequence TTGATCAATAATCGTCAGGCCGGTCGCCGTCGTGGCCGTGGCGGGCAGCAGCAGCGCTCGTCGGGTGGCAATCCGGGTCGCCAGGATAGCGGCAATCGCATCGACAATCGTGCGCGCGGCAATGCCGCCCAGTTGCTCGAGAAATACAAGACGCTCGCGCGCGACGCACAGATGCAGGGCGACCGCGTCAACGTCGAATATTACCTCCAATTCGCCGACCATTATTTCCGCGTGCTCGCCGAAACGCGCGCCCGCTTTGAGGAAAATGGCGGGGCGGTCTCGACCCGGCGCATTCAGGGCGCGACGCTCGACGAAGACGAGCCCGATTATGAGGATGAAGGCGAGCGCGGCGAACAGCCCCAGCCCGAGCAGAATCGCGGGGACCAGAATCGTGGCTCGCGCGATGGCCAGAATCGCGATCAGCAGCGCGACGGTCAGAACCGCGATCAGAACCGGGGCCAGCAAAACGGCTATCGTCAGGATGGGCGCCAGGATGGGCGCCAGGACGGCAATCGCGGCTATACCCCTAACGGCAATGCCCAGCGCGACCAGAATGGGGCGTCGGAAGGGCGCGGCGATCAGCAACGCGGCAACGGTCAGGACTATGACAATCGCGGTCGCGTAAACGCCAACGGCAATGTGGCTGATGGCGGTTCCGAGCGTCAGGCCGAGGCCCAGCGCGACGAGCAAGGCGAGCGTCCACCCCGTCGCGACCGCTATGAGCGGACCGAACGCGCGCCGCGTGTTACAGAGCCGGTCGAGCAGGAAGCGACCTCCACGGTCGAGACCGCCGTACCCGAAGCCGCCGAGCCACCCCGCCGCGGCCGCGGTCGGCCACGGCGCGAAGTCGCGCCGGTTGATTCGGACGGTCCGGGCCTCGAAAATGTTGGCTTCTTGGCTGGTCGCGTGGCGCCGTCGTCGGATGCTGCGACCGATGGCGACGCGCAGGCAAATGGCGACGATGCCGAACTGGCCGAGAAGCCCCGCCGCCGTCGTGGTCGTCCGCCCGCCAGCGCGGTCACAACTGCAGAATAA